Proteins from a genomic interval of Candidatus Taylorbacteria bacterium:
- the uppP gene encoding undecaprenyl-diphosphatase UppP produces the protein MDIFQVIILSIVEGITEFLPISSTGHLILASHILGLSQTDFLKSFEIAIQLGAVLSVIFLYGKSYLLKLSMIKKLVVAFIPTALLGLLFYSFIKKNLLGNESVVLFALGIGGVLIIIFELILKKREEEQKQNLETLTYKQAFLVGLAQSVAIIPGVSRSATTVLGGRFLGLSMKSAVEFSFLLALPTMLAATGLDLVKNWSLFTHSEIGVLFLGFILSFTVAVFSIKFLLTFIKKYSFISFGVYRIFIALLFWTFLI, from the coding sequence ATGGATATTTTTCAAGTAATAATTCTAAGTATAGTCGAAGGAATCACCGAATTTCTTCCGATATCTTCGACTGGTCATCTTATTTTAGCGAGTCATATCCTGGGACTTTCTCAAACCGATTTTTTAAAAAGCTTTGAGATAGCTATCCAACTTGGAGCGGTTCTCTCTGTGATTTTTCTCTATGGGAAATCGTATCTCTTGAAGCTTTCGATGATAAAAAAATTGGTTGTCGCGTTTATTCCGACCGCACTTCTCGGGCTACTCTTCTATTCCTTTATCAAAAAGAATCTCCTCGGAAATGAATCTGTCGTTCTCTTTGCACTCGGAATCGGCGGAGTTCTTATTATTATTTTTGAGCTGATATTGAAAAAAAGAGAAGAAGAGCAGAAGCAAAATCTAGAGACCCTCACATACAAACAGGCTTTTCTTGTAGGTCTCGCCCAGTCTGTCGCAATTATTCCAGGAGTTTCAAGATCGGCTACCACGGTTTTAGGAGGGCGGTTTTTGGGGTTAAGCATGAAAAGCGCAGTCGAGTTCTCTTTTCTTCTGGCACTTCCTACAATGCTTGCCGCTACCGGACTTGATTTGGTGAAAAATTGGAGTTTATTCACTCATTCTGAAATTGGCGTGTTGTTTTTGGGCTTCATTTTGTCATTTACGGTTGCGGTCTTCTCCATAAAATTCCTTCTGACATTTATTAAAAAATATTCGTTTATTTCTTTCGGAGTTTATAGAATTTTTATCGCGCTTTTGTTTTGGACATTTTTAATATAG
- a CDS encoding MGMT family protein: protein MRANFTQKVFEVVKGIPRGGTLSYGEVAKRAGSARAYRAVGNILNKNYDPKIPCHRVVKSNGEIGGYNRGVEKKMRILKAEKSKFLQLT from the coding sequence ATGAGAGCCAATTTTACGCAAAAAGTATTTGAAGTCGTGAAGGGGATTCCACGCGGAGGGACCTTATCTTACGGCGAAGTGGCAAAGAGGGCAGGAAGCGCGAGAGCGTATAGAGCAGTCGGAAATATTTTGAATAAAAATTATGACCCGAAAATTCCGTGTCATCGGGTTGTAAAAAGCAATGGAGAAATTGGTGGATACAACAGAGGCGTGGAGAAGAAGATGCGAATATTAAAGGCAGAGAAATCAAAATTTTTGCAACTGACTTAA
- a CDS encoding dihydroorotase family protein yields the protein MLNKFPSFIDAHVHLREPGATHKEDFYTGSRAAIAGGFTYILDMPNNPTPTVSLERLQEKIALSKKALCEVGFHYGTNGKNMDTFESIKNNPRVFGLKLYCNHTTGEMLIEDKKILNAVFKAWNSPKPILLHAEGNELAIAIELGRMNNKKIHVCHISQSYEVEMVRQAKKKGQMITAGVTPHHLFMTEKDREKMKGYATMKPPLGSIKDREVLWKGLIEGTIDIVETDHAPHTKEEKEKDPPAYGVPGLETAVGLLFKAVKEKRIKVGDVVKWLYENPKNIFKIPQGADTYIELDPEKPYRIGESGYETKCGWSPFDGWEAYGKVESVVIEGRKIMENHKILN from the coding sequence ATGTTGAATAAATTTCCCAGCTTCATCGACGCTCATGTTCACCTCCGAGAACCCGGAGCGACTCACAAGGAGGATTTTTATACGGGCTCGCGCGCGGCGATTGCGGGTGGATTCACCTATATACTGGATATGCCGAATAATCCGACTCCTACCGTGAGTCTCGAGAGGCTTCAAGAAAAAATCGCGCTTTCAAAAAAAGCTTTGTGCGAAGTCGGTTTCCATTACGGCACAAACGGGAAAAATATGGATACATTTGAATCCATAAAAAACAACCCGCGGGTTTTCGGATTGAAACTCTATTGTAATCACACGACTGGGGAAATGCTCATTGAAGATAAAAAAATTCTGAACGCTGTATTTAAGGCGTGGAATTCTCCGAAGCCAATTCTCCTTCATGCCGAAGGTAATGAGCTTGCAATAGCCATTGAACTCGGAAGAATGAACAATAAAAAAATTCATGTCTGCCACATATCGCAAAGCTACGAAGTGGAAATGGTTCGTCAAGCAAAGAAAAAAGGTCAGATGATAACCGCGGGAGTTACTCCGCACCATCTTTTTATGACAGAGAAAGATCGAGAAAAGATGAAAGGATACGCAACGATGAAGCCACCCTTGGGAAGCATTAAGGACCGGGAAGTACTCTGGAAGGGCCTAATTGAGGGTACAATAGACATTGTTGAGACCGACCATGCTCCCCACACCAAAGAAGAAAAAGAGAAAGATCCGCCCGCCTATGGCGTGCCAGGACTTGAAACCGCAGTCGGACTTCTCTTTAAAGCGGTAAAAGAAAAAAGAATCAAAGTGGGAGACGTGGTAAAATGGCTTTACGAAAATCCAAAAAATATTTTCAAAATTCCTCAAGGCGCAGACACCTATATCGAGCTTGACCCCGAAAAACCCTACAGAATCGGCGAGAGCGGATACGAGACAAAGTGCGGCTGGTCGCCATTTGACGGGTGGGAAGCGTATGGGAAAGTCGAATCAGTCGTGATTGAAGGCAGGAAAATAATGGAGAATCATAAAATTTTGAACTAA
- a CDS encoding tail fiber domain-containing protein has product MRRRLQNTAGGFSTIFSFLVFGATCCISLFSYSLQEGYLTSVLTALPSPLGIHVANGEGNYAASVADAALSPQSLSLSSPPITQNPIYVPQFNLEEVTESYATYLNALYVSLQNQFTTLSHLAIIETAPVASFVSTFDNPREKINSTVLSEDIPADSSLASLPLADASLASVPLALADISLSDTASQPARLSWWQKFRCVIDPFVPWATPSYCPKKSEPNVSITTITNSVASVTNSVATVTDSLSLTLLNWWQKLRCFVDPFMPGATPAYCPKPTVQITPAPISSPTPSPLFSLFQNNPSTTNITQNPTYYTTYTTQGVPQSYVDALFTNLQNQLYGLALHESLQTDRIFDSIRRSNSSSNSNSNSNSGGSSGSGGTLTSLDASGGTTGLSFTGGPITTSGTLTLNGTLATTNGGTGTSTSPSQGQLLLGNALGGYDLVATSSLGIVGGGGGITDLSTFTTDDLSQGSTNLYSQWLTSGSNIFYNAGNVGIGTTTPQFDLDVDGTARFGSLVTGGQTIGGDFAVTGNTTLDTLNGLLFGTNGLVGAVATSSLNINSDNLVQGSTNLFFSNTLVNSFVNGSTTIPKTYTANTFTGNQTFNGSNLFGGAATFNGGLSIDALNGPLQANNGTVSATTSIGVLYGGTGTSTPPSLGQLLLGNASGGYDLVATSSLNITSNLASVSGTLGIANGGTGATSFGQGWLFSSGGTGALSASSSPTVAYLTATSTTATSTFAGGIRASCFSVDGITCITGGGGGGSGTVGSGTTGQIPYYAANGTTLTATSSIFLAQNGRVGIGTVSPQALLDVGGYGSPVFSGTALVVKANNTSIGGIEVSNAGIGGYSALSLYGSGSASVSILQGTGTNFGTIFGLSNFATAQVVATNNLILKTNAANPMLFATNNTERMRILSNGNIGIGTTSPWRTLSVNGSSDLGTNALAGSFTATSSNATSTFAGGITSPCFSIDGITCITGGGGGGSGTVGSGTTGQFPYFAANGTTLTATSSLFLASSGNVGIGTITPSGQLSININRANSGYKTWDVSSQGVFDGYQNTSDSVKRILDIVAIGSQDGTQGGGVIRFITNPATSNTGVEAMRIDRTGNIGIGTTTPLAKLSVKGAGSTTGVNFQTTNSSDTPLFTILDSGNVGIGTSAPQQQLTLSGTSSVSMLTEIFSNDTASGGILGLKARGTLGTPAVPQANDNLFSIGAGGYNTVTMYNYNKAFFGMKASQTWTSTANGTYMTFETTPNGSTTRAERMRITDAGNIGIGTTTPSAKLQISSDTSILRLSSSVGTNGFDFARSTVTGGLEIQGNQVGFNNIILAPTSGNVGIGTTSPWRTLSVNGSSDLGTNALAGSFTATSSSATSTFAGGIRASCFSIDGITCITGGGGGGSGTVGSGTTGQFPYFAANGTTLTATSSIFLATSGNVGIGTTTPGSKLVVSSASGGTAPWFTPDLLIQGPGAGVYMQNTGAGGGFGHVGVGGTSGSLIMSFPSTKTLQFQSTDGSIFNPRMVIDGVTGSVGIGTSAPQQQLTLSGTSNVSMLTEIFINDTISGGILGLKARGTSGTPAVPQADDNLFSIGAGGYNTVTMYNYNKAFFGMKASQTWTSTANGTYMTFETTPAGSTTRGERMRITDAGNIGIGTTNPSTNKLVVVGDIRVGTSGTNGCLQGFGGAALVGSCSSDIRLKKDIIPFTSVLDKFTQLQPVSYSWRNDEFPDRGFGTSRVSGLIADDVQNIFPELVGEDSQGYKTVSYGVGLQMLSIEAIKELKERNTSLASLASTTAESLSTNVGLLNSSLSTSHQTVSSLALALDATDKKVNENFSSLDSKIADIASTTKNLASSLLTLDSALPSTLASTLTASSTFITSIASSTALLIASSTADTLASSSPSFITRVASAVQELVQSAGEWALTKITATLAVFTHVETQTLKTETAEVTKGLEMTDAATGSVYCVIIKNGDWDKRAGSCNSATSTAPISIPPTVDSPDTSNSSDSLPKESSNESADATTSTTTTEISAEQSEGDTSTTTSDEGENPSAPSEILTPSIPQSSAETESSPSEAIPSVSEPVSEDTGRSESAETS; this is encoded by the coding sequence TCCCCGCAATCTCTCTCGCTCTCCTCTCCTCCCATCACCCAAAACCCAATCTACGTTCCCCAATTCAATCTTGAAGAAGTCACCGAGTCTTACGCAACCTATCTCAACGCGCTCTACGTCTCTCTTCAAAATCAATTCACTACTCTCTCCCACCTCGCAATCATCGAAACAGCTCCTGTCGCAAGCTTCGTGAGCACTTTCGACAATCCGAGAGAAAAAATTAACTCCACCGTCCTCTCCGAAGACATTCCTGCCGATTCTTCACTCGCATCTCTTCCCCTTGCAGACGCTTCACTCGCATCTGTCCCTCTTGCTCTCGCAGACATCTCACTTTCCGACACCGCTTCACAACCCGCACGCTTATCCTGGTGGCAGAAGTTTCGATGCGTCATTGACCCCTTTGTTCCCTGGGCCACTCCCTCCTATTGTCCCAAAAAGAGCGAGCCCAATGTCTCCATTACTACAATCACGAACTCCGTAGCTTCAGTCACAAACTCTGTCGCTACAGTTACCGACTCTCTCTCGCTCACCCTGTTGAACTGGTGGCAGAAACTTCGATGTTTCGTCGACCCCTTCATGCCCGGAGCCACACCTGCATATTGTCCGAAACCAACCGTGCAAATCACGCCTGCGCCCATCTCTTCCCCCACGCCTTCTCCTCTCTTTTCTCTTTTTCAGAACAACCCGTCTACCACAAACATCACCCAAAACCCTACCTACTACACCACCTACACTACGCAAGGTGTCCCACAATCCTACGTCGACGCTCTTTTCACGAATCTCCAGAACCAACTCTACGGTCTTGCTCTCCACGAATCCCTCCAGACCGACCGAATTTTTGACAGTATCAGACGCTCAAACTCAAGCTCTAACTCAAATTCGAATTCAAATTCAGGCGGAAGCAGTGGAAGCGGAGGCACCCTCACCTCTCTCGATGCTTCCGGAGGCACAACAGGTCTCTCCTTTACCGGAGGCCCGATTACCACTTCAGGAACGCTTACCCTAAATGGCACCCTTGCCACCACAAATGGAGGAACTGGCACCTCCACCTCTCCTTCGCAAGGACAGCTTCTTCTCGGCAACGCTCTTGGAGGATATGACCTTGTCGCAACTTCGTCTCTCGGCATCGTCGGTGGGGGAGGAGGCATAACTGACTTGTCCACATTCACCACCGACGATCTTTCCCAAGGCTCAACAAATCTGTATTCGCAGTGGTTGACTTCCGGCTCCAACATATTTTACAATGCGGGCAATGTTGGCATTGGCACCACTACTCCCCAATTTGATCTTGACGTAGATGGCACTGCTCGCTTCGGCTCTCTCGTTACCGGAGGACAGACGATCGGTGGAGACTTTGCCGTAACAGGGAATACTACCTTGGACACATTGAACGGACTTCTCTTTGGCACGAACGGTCTCGTGGGAGCTGTTGCAACTTCTTCTCTCAACATTAATTCTGACAATCTCGTCCAAGGTTCCACCAATCTTTTCTTTTCCAATACTCTCGTCAATTCTTTCGTGAACGGCTCAACTACTATTCCCAAGACGTACACGGCCAACACCTTCACCGGCAATCAAACGTTCAATGGTTCCAACCTTTTCGGAGGCGCGGCTACATTCAACGGAGGACTCTCCATTGATGCATTGAACGGACCTCTTCAAGCCAATAACGGCACAGTCTCTGCCACCACATCAATCGGAGTGCTCTATGGAGGCACTGGAACTTCTACTCCTCCCTCACTCGGACAGCTTCTTCTTGGAAATGCATCCGGAGGATATGACCTTGTAGCGACTTCATCGCTGAACATTACCTCGAATCTCGCTAGCGTCTCCGGAACTCTCGGTATTGCTAACGGTGGCACCGGCGCGACTTCATTCGGACAGGGTTGGCTGTTTTCAAGCGGAGGCACAGGAGCGCTCTCGGCTTCGTCTTCTCCGACCGTTGCATACTTGACGGCGACCTCTACAACTGCGACCTCGACGTTTGCGGGAGGCATACGAGCTTCATGTTTTTCAGTCGACGGCATCACTTGTATAACTGGAGGAGGTGGAGGAGGGTCGGGCACAGTGGGCTCTGGCACAACGGGACAGATTCCTTACTACGCGGCGAACGGAACGACTTTGACCGCGACTTCATCGATCTTTCTCGCGCAGAATGGGAGAGTTGGGATTGGAACGGTGAGTCCTCAAGCTCTTCTTGATGTAGGCGGTTATGGAAGTCCTGTGTTTTCAGGAACGGCACTTGTTGTAAAAGCCAACAACACGAGTATCGGAGGCATTGAGGTATCTAACGCGGGAATTGGTGGGTATTCCGCACTATCGCTCTATGGAAGTGGTAGTGCGAGCGTGTCTATTTTACAGGGGACAGGGACAAATTTCGGCACGATTTTTGGCCTTAGTAACTTTGCTACTGCCCAAGTGGTCGCAACCAATAATCTGATTCTTAAAACAAACGCGGCGAACCCAATGCTTTTTGCAACCAACAACACAGAAAGGATGAGAATATTATCGAATGGCAACATTGGCATTGGCACCACGTCTCCTTGGCGCACGCTCTCCGTAAACGGCTCATCTGATTTAGGAACAAACGCTCTCGCCGGTTCATTTACCGCAACTTCCTCTAACGCCACTTCAACATTTGCGGGAGGAATAACGTCACCTTGCTTCTCAATCGACGGCATCACTTGTATAACTGGAGGAGGTGGAGGAGGGTCGGGCACAGTGGGCTCTGGCACAACGGGACAGTTCCCTTACTTCGCTGCGAATGGCACGACTTTGACGGCCACGTCATCCTTGTTTCTCGCATCATCGGGGAATGTGGGGATTGGTACTATAACTCCGAGCGGACAATTGTCCATAAATATCAATAGGGCTAACAGTGGGTATAAAACATGGGACGTTAGTAGTCAAGGTGTGTTCGATGGGTATCAAAACACTAGTGATAGCGTCAAAAGGATTTTGGATATAGTGGCTATCGGATCACAGGACGGAACCCAAGGAGGTGGTGTAATTCGTTTTATTACAAATCCAGCAACATCTAATACAGGTGTTGAGGCGATGAGGATTGATAGGACAGGCAACATCGGCATTGGCACCACTACTCCTCTCGCAAAACTTTCCGTGAAAGGTGCGGGTTCCACAACAGGCGTGAATTTCCAGACGACCAATTCAAGTGACACTCCTTTATTTACCATTTTAGATAGTGGCAACGTCGGGATTGGAACTTCTGCTCCTCAACAGCAACTAACTCTTTCAGGTACTTCAAGTGTAAGTATGCTTACAGAAATATTTTCAAACGATACAGCATCCGGAGGTATTTTGGGATTGAAAGCAAGAGGAACATTAGGAACTCCAGCAGTGCCACAAGCTAACGATAATCTCTTTAGTATTGGAGCGGGAGGATACAATACTGTGACTATGTACAACTACAATAAAGCATTTTTTGGTATGAAAGCTTCACAAACTTGGACTTCAACTGCTAATGGTACATATATGACTTTTGAAACAACTCCTAATGGTTCAACTACTCGAGCAGAAAGAATGAGAATTACGGATGCAGGCAACATCGGCATAGGCACCACTACGCCATCGGCAAAACTCCAGATATCTTCTGATACTTCTATTTTGCGCCTCTCAAGCTCGGTGGGGACAAATGGTTTTGACTTTGCTAGAAGTACAGTAACAGGAGGGCTAGAAATACAGGGCAATCAAGTAGGATTTAATAATATTATTCTCGCGCCTACTTCCGGCAACGTCGGCATCGGCACCACCTCCCCATGGCGCACGCTCTCCGTAAACGGCTCATCTGATTTAGGAACGAACGCTCTCGCGGGTTCATTTACCGCAACTTCCTCTAGCGCTACTTCAACATTTGCCGGTGGAATACGAGCTTCATGTTTTTCAATTGACGGCATCACTTGTATAACTGGAGGAGGTGGAGGAGGGTCGGGCACAGTGGGCTCTGGCACAACGGGACAGTTCCCTTACTTCGCTGCGAATGGAACAACCTTGACCGCGACTTCGTCAATCTTTTTGGCGACATCGGGGAATGTGGGGATTGGTACAACGACACCTGGATCAAAACTAGTAGTTTCTTCCGCTTCTGGCGGTACAGCTCCATGGTTTACTCCCGATCTCTTGATTCAGGGTCCAGGGGCCGGAGTTTATATGCAAAATACTGGTGCTGGAGGGGGCTTTGGACACGTAGGGGTTGGGGGTACCTCAGGAAGTCTTATAATGTCTTTCCCAAGCACTAAGACATTACAATTTCAGTCTACTGACGGGTCAATCTTCAATCCGAGGATGGTAATTGATGGAGTGACCGGCAGCGTAGGGATTGGAACTTCTGCTCCTCAACAGCAGCTAACTCTTTCAGGTACTTCAAATGTAAGTATGCTTACAGAAATATTTATAAACGATACAATATCCGGAGGTATTTTGGGATTGAAAGCAAGAGGAACATCAGGAACTCCAGCAGTGCCACAAGCTGACGATAATCTCTTTAGTATTGGAGCGGGAGGATACAATACTGTGACTATGTACAACTACAATAAAGCATTTTTTGGTATGAAAGCGTCACAAACTTGGACTTCAACTGCCAATGGTACATATATGACTTTTGAAACAACTCCTGCTGGTTCAACTACTCGAGGAGAGAGAATGAGAATTACGGATGCAGGCAACATTGGTATCGGGACGACGAATCCCAGCACAAACAAACTCGTAGTCGTCGGAGACATTCGAGTGGGCACCTCCGGAACCAACGGATGTCTCCAAGGATTTGGTGGCGCAGCTCTAGTTGGTTCTTGTTCTTCCGACATCAGATTAAAAAAAGACATCATTCCTTTCACTAGCGTTTTGGATAAGTTTACACAATTGCAACCCGTCTCTTACTCTTGGAGAAATGATGAATTCCCTGATCGTGGTTTTGGCACAAGCAGAGTATCGGGACTCATCGCGGATGATGTGCAAAATATCTTTCCAGAACTCGTAGGGGAAGACAGCCAAGGGTACAAGACAGTGAGCTACGGAGTTGGTTTGCAGATGCTTTCAATCGAGGCCATCAAGGAGCTAAAAGAACGCAACACCTCCCTCGCTTCTCTCGCCTCCACAACCGCAGAGTCACTTTCAACGAACGTCGGACTTTTGAATTCTTCCCTCTCTACATCTCACCAGACAGTTTCGAGTCTAGCTTTAGCTCTTGACGCAACTGACAAGAAAGTGAACGAAAACTTCAGCTCTCTTGACTCTAAGATTGCCGATATCGCAAGTACTACCAAAAATCTAGCATCATCACTCCTCACTCTCGACTCCGCGCTACCCTCTACGCTTGCCTCTACCCTCACCGCAAGCTCCACCTTCATAACATCCATCGCTTCCTCAACCGCTCTCCTTATTGCTTCTTCAACTGCCGACACCCTCGCTTCATCATCCCCATCGTTCATCACTCGAGTTGCTTCTGCTGTGCAAGAGCTTGTGCAGTCGGCGGGCGAATGGGCTCTCACCAAAATCACTGCCACTTTGGCAGTCTTCACTCACGTGGAGACGCAGACCTTGAAAACCGAAACCGCAGAGGTGACGAAGGGGCTGGAGATGACTGATGCGGCAACAGGCTCGGTGTATTGCGTCATCATCAAGAATGGAGATTGGGATAAGCGAGCGGGTTCGTGCAACTCGGCAACTTCGACCGCGCCAATTTCAATACCTCCGACAGTCGATTCTCCGGATACATCGAATTCTTCCGATTCTCTCCCAAAAGAGTCTTCCAATGAGTCTGCGGATGCGACTACATCGACAACTACGACCGAGATATCTGCGGAACAATCTGAGGGCGACACCTCAACTACCACGTCAGACGAGGGCGAAAATCCTTCGGCCCCTTCCGAAATTTTGACTCCATCTATTCCGCAATCGTCTGCTGAAACAGAGTCTTCTCCATCTGAAGCTATTCCTTCCGTTTCCGAACCAGTGTCCGAAGACACAGGTCGCTCCGAAAGTGCCGAAACGTCGTGA
- a CDS encoding phosphoribosyltransferase family protein: MQDIISILKKVGAILPNGHFVGTSGRHMDTYITKDALFPHTQVVSMIGKMFAEKYRDTDVEVVVGPAIGGIILSQWVAFHLSELKKKEVLSVYTEKTADNNQVFNRGYGSLVKGKKILVIEDTVTTGGSVKKSIESAKRDGGDVIGVCVMVNKDPDQINEVALGAPFSALGELEVKTYEAKDCPLCKAGVPINTTFGHGKKFLELRTFHK, encoded by the coding sequence ATGCAAGACATCATTTCAATTTTAAAAAAAGTGGGAGCAATTTTGCCGAACGGTCACTTTGTGGGGACTTCAGGAAGACACATGGATACTTACATTACAAAAGATGCTCTTTTTCCGCATACGCAGGTTGTTTCCATGATAGGAAAAATGTTTGCAGAAAAATATAGAGACACAGATGTCGAGGTAGTTGTTGGTCCGGCAATCGGGGGAATTATTCTTTCCCAATGGGTGGCCTTCCACCTCTCCGAGTTGAAAAAGAAAGAAGTGTTAAGCGTGTATACCGAAAAAACGGCGGACAATAACCAGGTTTTCAATCGCGGATACGGCTCTCTCGTAAAAGGAAAAAAAATTCTCGTAATTGAAGACACAGTGACAACGGGAGGATCGGTAAAAAAATCAATTGAGAGCGCAAAGAGGGACGGCGGAGATGTTATTGGAGTTTGTGTAATGGTCAACAAAGATCCTGACCAAATAAATGAGGTGGCTCTTGGAGCGCCTTTTTCTGCACTCGGAGAACTTGAAGTGAAAACCTATGAAGCAAAAGATTGCCCTCTATGCAAAGCAGGCGTGCCTATAAATACGACGTTTGGCCACGGTAAGAAGTTTTTAGAGTTAAGAACTTTCCACAAATAG
- the pyrB gene encoding aspartate carbamoyltransferase, producing MKHIVESQQFNPSILSEIFSLADKLSAKKDNSMRGKIMASVFYEPSTRTRFSFESAMLRLGGSVITTENAKEFSSAAKGETLEDSIKVINHYADVIVLRHPEAGAAKRASLVSSVPVVNAGDGAGQHPTQALLDLYTILKELKKIDGITIAMVGDLKNGRTVRSLCYLLRKYKNVRIYFVSPKELRMMDDIKDELRKYKVDFEESSSLEGVISKCDVVYQTRIQKERFASLEEYQKLKGRFIISNKEVKMMKPKSIIMHPLPRVDEILPEVDTSEKAVYFKQAYYGVLIRMALLKLLLK from the coding sequence ATGAAGCATATCGTAGAATCACAGCAGTTTAACCCCTCGATTCTCTCGGAAATTTTCTCTTTAGCGGATAAATTGTCGGCAAAGAAAGATAATTCGATGAGGGGGAAAATAATGGCATCTGTTTTCTATGAACCGAGCACTCGCACTCGGTTTTCTTTTGAGTCAGCGATGTTGCGCCTTGGCGGCTCCGTGATAACCACCGAAAATGCCAAAGAATTTTCCTCGGCTGCAAAAGGAGAAACGCTCGAAGACTCGATTAAGGTCATCAATCATTACGCGGACGTGATTGTGCTCCGCCATCCCGAAGCGGGTGCGGCAAAAAGAGCTTCGCTCGTCTCCTCTGTTCCCGTTGTGAATGCCGGAGATGGCGCGGGACAACATCCGACCCAGGCGCTTCTCGACCTCTACACGATACTAAAAGAGCTCAAAAAAATAGACGGAATCACCATTGCCATGGTGGGAGACCTCAAAAACGGCCGGACGGTGCGCTCGCTTTGTTATCTGCTTCGAAAATACAAAAATGTTCGTATCTATTTTGTTTCGCCGAAAGAGCTTCGCATGATGGATGATATCAAAGACGAACTTCGCAAATACAAAGTGGATTTTGAAGAATCATCTTCCCTCGAGGGCGTCATCTCAAAGTGTGACGTGGTGTATCAGACTCGAATCCAGAAAGAACGCTTCGCGTCTCTCGAGGAATATCAGAAGTTAAAAGGACGGTTCATCATTTCAAATAAAGAAGTGAAAATGATGAAGCCGAAATCAATCATCATGCACCCCTTGCCCCGAGTGGACGAGATTTTGCCTGAAGTGGACACATCAGAGAAGGCGGTATACTTCAAGCAGGCCTATTATGGGGTGTTGATTCGAATGGCACTTTTGAAACTTTTGCTAAAGTAA
- the pyrF gene encoding orotidine-5'-phosphate decarboxylase produces MNPIDKYSRRADTVNSLLCVGLDADFEKIPEKFKKFEFPQFEFNKFVIEETHEYTAAYKPNSAFYEARGDKGMRELKMTSDYIIQKYPEIFTILDAKRADIGNTNEGYVSSIFDWLGFDAVTLHPYLGREALLPFLQREDKCSIILCRTSNKGAGEIQDLKIDGKPIWQIVAEKVSAEWNGNENCMLVVGATYPEEMKSIRGIVGDMTFLVPGVGAQGGDVERAVKVGLNSKKQGMIINSARGIIFSENPKGEAKKLRDEINACRRM; encoded by the coding sequence ATGAACCCTATCGATAAATACAGTAGAAGAGCCGATACGGTTAACTCGCTTCTTTGCGTCGGGCTTGATGCCGATTTTGAAAAAATTCCAGAAAAATTTAAAAAGTTTGAATTCCCCCAGTTTGAATTTAACAAATTTGTGATTGAAGAAACTCATGAATATACCGCGGCCTACAAACCGAACAGCGCTTTTTATGAGGCGAGGGGAGACAAGGGGATGAGGGAGCTCAAGATGACCTCGGACTATATTATCCAAAAATACCCTGAAATTTTTACTATTTTGGATGCAAAGCGGGCGGATATCGGAAACACAAACGAAGGATATGTATCTTCGATTTTCGATTGGCTCGGATTCGATGCGGTAACCCTGCATCCGTATCTTGGAAGAGAAGCCCTTTTGCCATTTCTTCAAAGGGAAGATAAGTGTTCTATCATTCTTTGCCGGACTTCAAACAAGGGCGCGGGAGAAATTCAAGACTTAAAAATTGATGGCAAACCAATTTGGCAAATTGTTGCGGAAAAAGTGAGCGCAGAGTGGAATGGAAATGAAAACTGCATGTTAGTCGTTGGTGCAACCTATCCCGAAGAGATGAAGTCAATTCGGGGCATCGTGGGAGACATGACATTTCTTGTGCCTGGAGTCGGCGCGCAGGGAGGAGATGTAGAGCGCGCAGTCAAAGTAGGCTTAAACTCAAAGAAACAAGGCATGATTATAAACTCTGCTCGAGGAATCATTTTTTCAGAAAATCCTAAGGGGGAGGCTAAAAAACTTCGGGACGAGATCAATGCATGCAGAAGAATGTAA